Proteins encoded in a region of the Anopheles ziemanni chromosome 2, idAnoZiCoDA_A2_x.2, whole genome shotgun sequence genome:
- the LOC131282413 gene encoding protein son of sevenless — protein sequence MFSGSSHVSITDAADYDFENAENAAKWRGLFITSLRKVLEQVHPSLQAKEDALLYVESLCLRLLATLCAKPPPHTVMDVEERISRTFPNPIDRWALGEARETIDKSKKKKPVLPVDRVHTLLQKEVLQYKIDSSVSLFLVAVLEYISADILKLAGYYVKNIRHIEITREDIEVAMCADKVLMDMFYQGESSNSMAPSPLPPTPRASLSYEEVVKELIHDEKQYQRDLHMIIRVFREELVKIVKDPKELDLIFSNIIDIYEVSVTLLGSLEDVIEMSQEQTPPCIGSCFEELAEAAEFDVYAKYAKDITSVAAKEALANLLARPEVASSLMSAGHGFKEAVKFYLPKLLLGPIGHAQLYLDYIKVLLQLSPSQEDKESFEQVQGLLKPLQCELQSISSLLPKEYFTRVNSRARRQSAIEKTRDLQNTVEHWDKDVGQCCNEFIREDTLAKLSSGKRQTERKVFLFDGLLVLCKARRQIVPGNNYDYRQKERFFMRKVEIIDRPDTDELKHAFEISPREQQSVVLITKNAQHKNDWMADLIMLNTKSMLERILDSILLDIEKKHPLKLPSPGIYKFAVPDSPSNIVLEEREGTGVPLIKGATLCKLIERLTYHIYADPMFVRTFLTTYRSFCSPKELLQLLVERFDIPDPGVVYDPANDKDGLGSDTDKFHKNSQREDWKRYKKEYVQPVQFRVLNVLRHWVDHHFYDFERDLELLESLERFLDTVRGKSMRKWVDSVMKIVQRKNDSEDNHRQITFAFGHSPPAIEHHLPLNSENEFNLLMLHPLELARQLTLLEFEMYKNVKPSELVGSVWTGKDKETTSPNLLRIMHHTTNFTRWIEKSIIEAENFDERVAMASRAIEVMMVLQDLNNFNGVLSIVSAFQGAAVHRLRLTLEEIPKRHQQVLAECRELNNSHFKKYQEKLRSINPPCVPFFGMYLTNILHIEEGNPDFLPNTELINFSKRRRVAEITGEIQQYQNQPYCLKVDPNIRHFLENLDPFKGMSITEIQNYLYDESKRIEPKNCRQPLKCPRKWPDISLKSPGIKPSSRRNNSSANSSMTLPGTLPYSKTSLLTNSDTGEQSPPASSSSSVHDYSIFASVNIHSTSGASSLSSLYYQQQQQNQHPGLHHGQQAYAHAVQYPLQSSSHHYGFYQGHPGGSTTLGPGSGSSGSAHYHSAHHHHSQGHHNHHHHHHQQQHHHHHHPTFSQSIANLTTAGGDSQMAPEIPRRSDSIILTGTNAANHLIAGSLSEGSGSYNGGKHLSTSYYPSASLSTLSSSLASSSVVGGGSVVGGSAGVGASTYSIGGSLYSGSSSEASGYGTASSVTSSSAASIVSMSHNDGVTQLQQPPLPGTAAGHPPDIPPAISPRTDKSQPLPPPPPPPLHGTGAGSNTSSTSSNSTGTIVANTTTVTTAIANSTSSNFSHSASYAIKNQNCDSSYTAGTTAPGGMACNSIGSGSTGVVPPPPPPLSNNSSAGRPSSCENSPIYPSSPKIHLSYNHSGGGGGALPSTETTPAAPCPHHKHCQHHAQHHSAATDGSGFTWQPYSSSPGQQHQQGDSIGAASPCQACGNACHLCNSNCDVGGGGGGGAGLPNNADLGPIPHSPHVNVPNTHNVLPPLPPPLPPRVKRKESSTESSQSSQIRQAPDAPTLPPRDASPPPLPPRTHTQSHYQFGVASQGGSTVLLNYTQPPSANHPGAGGSYTMDPAGWNHHSSFRMKDESTSSSSSSSTLTRDNLNQHNHHQQVAGGSGNHSSNTSSSIEQRLLMLPHTSTIMMRRNSAMDRASKENIPNLATSSSLSSGLSAIVVGGGGGTPGSGAAMTPGPPAIPSANPGGGSVGNSPSAVKNKSVQNSPISSPQLQGNVLCRRASTNISPRFSPGETTPKLPPKPKQSNLNSDRTMFPYPSTN from the exons ATGTTCTCTGGCAGTTCGCATGTATCGATCACGGATGCGGCTGATTACGACTTCGAGAATGCGGAAAATGCAGCCAAATGGAGGGGCCTGTTCATTACATCGCTGCGGAAG GTGCTGGAGCAGGTCCACCCATCGTTGCAGGCCAAGGAGGACGCGCTGCTGTACGTCGAGAGCCTCTGCCTGCGACTGTTAGCGACACTGTGTGCGAAGCCACCGCCGCACACGGTTATG GACGTGGAGGAACGTATCAGTCGCACCTTCCCGAACCCGATCGATAGGTGGGCGCTAGGAGAGGCGCGCGAGACGATAGACaagtcgaagaagaagaaaccagtCCTACCAGTTGATCGTGTGCATACGCTGCTGCAGAAG GAGGTGCTGCAGTACAAAATCGACAGTTCCGTTTCGCTGTTTCTGGTGGCCGTTCTGGAGTACATATCTGCCGACATCCTGAAGCTGGCCGGGTACTATGTGAAGAACATACGCCACATCGAGATAACCCGCGAGGACATTGAGGTTGCCATGTGCGCCGACAAG GTACTGATGGACATGTTCTATCAGGGTGAAAGTTCGAACTCGATGGCACCGAGCCCGCTACCACCGACGCCACGTGCCAGCCTCAGCTACGAGGAAGTCGTGAAGGAGTTGATCCACGACGAGAAACAGTATCAACGGGATCTGCACATGATCATCCGAGTATTCCGAGAGGAGTTAGTTAAGATAGTTAAGGATCCAAAA GAGCTggatttaatattttccaacatAATAGACATTTACGAAGTGTCGGTAACGTTGCTGGGATCGCTGGAGGATGTGATAGAAATGTCCCAGGAGCAGACACCGCCGTGTATTGGTAGTTGTTTTGAGG AATTGGCGGAAGCGGCTGAGTTCGATGTGTACGCAAAGTACGCAAAGGATATTACCTCGGTGGCAGCGAAGGAAGCGCTGGCAAACCTACTGGCACGACCGGAAGTA GCCAGTTCACTGATGTCAGCTGGACACGGTTTCAAGGAGGCGGTCAAATTTTACCTACCAAAACTACTTTTAGGGCCCATCGGGCATGCACAGTTATATTTGGACTACATTAAGGTTTTACTACAGCTGAGCCCCTCCCAGGAGGACAAAGAGAGCTTCGAGCAGGTGCAGGGCCTGTTGAAACCGCTCCAGTGTGAGCTGCAGAGTATTTCGTCGCTGCTGCCGAA GGAATACTTCACCAGAGTGAACAGTCGGGCGCGGCGGCAATCGGCGATCGAAAAGACGCGCGATTTGCAGAACACGGTCGAGCACTGGGACAAGGATGTCGGTCAGTGCTGCAACGAGTTCATCCGCGAGGACACACTGGCGAAGCTGAGCTCCGGCAAGCGGCAGACGGAGCGCAAGGTGTTTCTGTTCGATGGTCTGCTGGTGCTGTGCAAGGCACGGAGGCAGATCGTACCCGGAAACAACTACGATTACCGCCAGAAGGAGCGTTTCTTCATGCGTAAGGTGGAGATCATCGACCGGCCCGACACGGACGAGCTGAAGCATGCGTTCGAGATTTCGCCGCGCGAACAGCAGAGCGTGGTACTGATCACGAAGAACGCCCAGCACAAGAACGACTGGATGGCGGACCTGATCATGTTGAACACGAAGTCGATGCTGGAGCGCATCCTCGACAGTATTCTCCTCGACATCGAGAAGAAGCACCCGCTGAAGCTACCCAGCCCGGGGATCTACAAGTTCGCGGTACCGGACAGTCCCTCGAACATTGTGCTGGAGGAGCGTGAGGGTACGGGCGTACCACTGATCAAGGGGGCCACGCTGTGCAAGCTGATCGAGCGACTGACCTACCACATCTATGCGGATCCAATGTTCGTGCGCACCTTCCTGACCACGTACCGGTCGTTCTGTTCGCCGAAGGAATTGTTGCAGCTGCTGGTGGAACGATTCGACATACCGGATCCGGGGGTTGTGTACGATCCGGCCAACGACAAGGATGGGCTGGGCAGTGACACGGACAAATTCCACAAGAACTCGCAGCGGGAGGACTGGAAGCGATACAAAAAGGAATACGTCCAACCGGTACAGTTTCGCGTGCTGAACGTGCTGCGGCACTGGGTGGATCATCATTTTTACGACTTTGAGCGAGACTTGGAGCTGCTCGAGTCACTGGAACGGTTCCTCGACACGGTACGAGGCAAATCGATGCGCAAGTGGGTCGATTCGGTGATGAAGATCGTGCAACGGAAG AACGATAGTGAAGATAATCACCGACAGATAACGTTTGCGTTCGGCCACAGTCCACCGGCGATCGAGCATCATCTGCCGTTGAACAGTGAGAACGAGTTCAATCTGCTTATGTTGCATCCCCTCGAGCTGGCACGTCAGTTGACATTGTTGGAGTTTGAGATGTACAAAAAT GTCAAACCATCCGAACTGGTCGGTTCGGTGTGGACGGGGAAAGACAAGGAAACAACTAGTCCCAATTTGTTGCGAATTATGCATCACACCACGAAT TTCACCCGCTGGATCGAGAAGTCGATCATTGAGGCGGAAAACTTCGATGAGCGCGTAGCGATGGCGAGCCGCGCGATcgaggtgatgatggtgctgcaGGATCTGAACAACTTTAACGGCGTGCTGTCGATCGTGTCCGCCTTCCAAGGGGCCGCCGTCCACCGGCTGCGGTTGACGCTGGAGGAAATCCCCAAGCGCCATCAGCAGGTGCTGGCCGAGTGCCGGGAGCTAAACAATTCGCACTTCAAAAAGTACCAGGAGAAGCTGCGCTCCATCAATCCACCGTGCGTGCCATTTTTCGGAATGTATCTGACCAACATCCTGCACATCGAGGAGGGCAACCCGGACTTTCTGCCGAACACGGAGCTGATTAACTTCTCGAAGCGGCGACGTGTGGCCGAGATTACGGGCGAGATTCAGCAGTATCAGAACCAGCCGTACTGCCTGAAGGTGGATCCTAACATAAGG CATTTCCTAGAAAATTTAGATCCTTTCAAAGGAATGAGCATCACGGAAATACAGAACTATCTGTATGACGAAAGCAAGCGGATAGAGCCGAAAAACTGTCGTCAGCCTTTAAAATGT CCCCGCAAATGGCCAGACATCTCGTTGAAGTCACCCGGTATCAAGCCATCGTCGCGGCGCAACAATAGCTCCGCGAACTCTTCGATGACGCTACCGGGTACGTTGCCGTACAGCAAGACCTCGTTGCTTACGAACAGCGACACCGGCGAACAGTCGCCTCCGgcatcgtcgtcctcgtccgtGCACGATTATTCCATCTTCGCGTCGGTCAACATACACTCCACGTCCGGGGCGTCCTCCCTTTCCTCGCTGTactaccagcagcaacagcagaatCAACATCCCGGGCTGCATCATGGCCAGCAAGCGTACGCCCATGCAGtccagtatccgctgcagaGTTCCTCACATCATTACGGTTTCTATCAGGGGCATCCGGGTGGGAGCACGACACTCGGTCCCGGGTCCGGCTCGTCCGGCTCGGCCCATTATCACAGCGCGCACCATCACCACAGCCAAGggcatcataatcatcatcatcatcatcaccaacagcagcaccatcatcaccatcatcccaCCTTCTCGCAGTCGATCGCAAACCTCACGACGGCCGGCGGGGACAGCCAGATGGCCCCGGAGATACCGCGCCGCTCGGACAGTATTATACTGACCGGCACGAACGCCGCGAACCATCTGATAGCCGGCAGCCTGTCCGAGGGCAGCGGCAGCTACAACGGTGGAAAGCACCTGTCCACATCGTACTATCCTTCGGCCTCGCTGTCGACGCTCTCGTCGTCGCTCGCTTCCTCCTCTGTGGTGGGTGGTGGATCGGTTGTAGGCGGAAGTGCCGGTGTCGGTGCGTCAACCTACTCGATCGGAGGCAGTCTGTACAGCGGTTCCAGTAGCGAAG CATCCGGCTATGGTACGGCCAGCTCAGTCACGTCATCTTCAGCGGCCAGTATTGTTTCAATGTCGCACAACGATGGCGTGACGCAACTGCAGCAACCGCCACTACCAGGCACCGCAGCCGGTCATCCTCCGGACATTCCACCGGCGATCAGCCCCCGGACGGATAAGTCGCAACCGTTGcctccacctccgccaccaccgctGCATGGCACGGGTGCGGGCAGCAACacgagcagcaccagcagtaaCAGCACTGGCACGATCGTGGCCAACACGACAACCGTGACGACCGCCATCGCCAACAGTACTAGCAGTAATTTTAGTCATAGTGCATCCTATGCTATCAA AAATCAAAACTGTGATTCCTCCTACACCGCCGGCACCACCGCCCCTGGTGGGATGGCATGCAATTCCATCGGTAGCGGCAGCACTGGGGTagtgccgccgccgccgcccccACTTTCCAACAACTCCAGCGCCGGTCGACCGTCGTCCTGCGAGAACTCGCCCATCTATCCTTCCAGTCCGAAGATCCATCTATCGTACAACCActccggtggcggtggcggtgcgcTTCCCTCCACGGAAACGACGCCTGCTGCACCCTGTCCGCATCATAAACATTGTCAACACCACGCACAGCACCATTCGGCAGCGACCGATGGCAGTGGTTTCACGTGGCAGCCATATTCCTCTTCCCCtgggcagcagcatcagcaaggTGATAGCATCGGGGCCGCGTCCCCTTGTCAGGCCTGCGGCAACGCGTGTCATTTGTGCAATAGTAATTGCgacgtcggtggtggtggaggaggaggtgcaGGACTGCCGAATAATGCCGACCTGGGCCCCATACCGCACTCACCGCACGTCAACGTACCAAATACACACAACGTTCTACCACCCTTGCCGCCTCCACTACCTCCTAGGGTTAAACGAAAAGAATCTTCCACGGAGTCGTCCCAGTCGTCTCAGATACGGCAAGCACCGGATGCACCGACG CTACCACCGAGAGACGCTAGTCCACCACCGTTACCGCCGCGGACGCACACACAATCCCACTATCAGTTTGGCGTTGCCAGTCAGGGTGGATCGACCGTGCTCCTCAACTACACGCAACCACCGTCGGCCAATCATCCGGGTGCCGGCGGTAGCTACACGATGGATCCTGCCGGTTGGAACCATCATTCCTCATTCCGTATG AAGGATGAATCtacatcgtcgtcatcgtcctcgTCGACGCTGACGCGAGACAACTTAAACCAGCACAACCATCATCAGCAGGTGGCCGGCGGTAGCGGTAACCACAGCAGCAACACTAGCAGCAGTATCGAGCAGCGATTGTTGATGCTGCCGCACACCAGCACCATCATGATGCGCCGCAACTCGGCGATGGATCGTGCATCGAAAGAGAACATTCCCAACCTGGCCACCTCGAGTTCGCTGTCGTCCGGGCTGTCGGCGATCGTcgtcggcggtggcggtggaacGCCCGGTAGCGGTGCCGCCATGACGCCGGGCCCTCCTGCTATCCCTTCGGCGAATCCTGGCGGCGGTTCGGTCGGCAACAGTCCGTCGGCAGTGAAGAATAAATCGGTACAAAATTCGCCCATCTCGTCG CCGCAACTGCAAGGAAACGTTCTCTGTCGTAGGGCGAG TACCAATATTTCACCCCGTTTTTCGCCCGGTGAAACGACACCGAAGCTACCGCCAAAACCGAAACAATCCAATCTGAATTCAG ATCGTACAATGTTCCCGTATCCTAGCACCAACTGA
- the LOC131286832 gene encoding mRNA-decapping enzyme 1A, translating to MADQTELRMNLVAIKRVDPYAKDIVNSSAHVAFYVFNNAENEWEKTDIEGALFIYSRFAEPYHSIFINNRLNTNSLVEPIRGQIELQSKPPFLLYRNERSRIRGFWFYNNSECDRIGEVIQKLVTECAGEAGGEAPRPVMNGGPTGGPPATDIFSMLTKAQEDFQNNSTNPAGSKPMLDHPALNQQAMMANNSGMPAIVMTAQQQQQHQQQQQQHQQQQQISSQSAPRSVMNFFAAAKQPAASEVPRFKTHAPVHTLEQIEKQHRASTPLKDAGGGGVEGKITPDVSELESSFKRMGIPIVSAGGSNGGMLGNGPQTPSGVPELGTSPLATFLSAANLSGAMRAAHQPVVPKTKLIEISELESRQNQQQQQQQQTPLHELLKKSEGTAGPGATVVKPALMPPTMFKPSSQGTTLGGLFPGSTSVTNSPSTATNVSVGGNGTPGGAGHQKQANNAQLSATATPGSGKNQSKSVSTPGNRQQRAETNSGNSAQKGTPTSTTTTAADLLAKAASKTNNNLINNNISTGGNGSGVEPLTQNQLIQAVSYLIKHDPDFVRKLHEAYVKSFTEMISN from the coding sequence ATGGCCGATCAGACGGAGCTACGTATGAACCTGGTCGCGATCAAGCGGGTCGACCCGTACGCGAAGGACATCGTTAACTCATCTGCACACGTAGCGTTTTACGTGTTCAACAATGCCGAGAACGAGTGGGAAAAGACGGACATCGAGGGCGCCCTGTTCATCTACAGCCGCTTCGCCGAGCCGTATCACAGCATTTTCATCAACAATCGGCTCAACACGAACTCCCTCGTCGAGCCAATACGTGGCCAGATCGAGCTGCAATCCAAGCCACCGTTCCTGCTGTACCGTAACGAGCGGTCGCGGATTCGCGGCTTCTGGTTCTACAACAATTCCGAGTGCGACCGTATTGGAGAAGTCATACAGAAGCTGGTCACGGAGTGTGCCGGGGAAGCGGGTGGTGAAGCGCCACGGCCTGTGATGAACGGTGGACCAACCGGAGGTCCGCCCGCGACAGACATTTTTAGCATGCTCACGAAGGCGCAAGAAGATTTCCAAAACAATTCCACCAACCCGGCGGGCAGCAAACCTATGCTGGATCATCCAGCACTGAATCAGCAGGCCATGATGGCGAACAACAGCGGTATGCCGGCTATCGTCATGAcagcacagcagcagcagcagcaccagcagcagcagcagcaacaccagcagcaacagcaaattTCCAGCCAGAGCGCACCCCGTAGTGTGATGAACTTTTTTGCCGCCGCGAAACAACCGGCCGCCTCGGAAGTGCCCCGTTTCAAGACGCATGCCCCAGTGCATACGCTCGAGCAGATCGAGAAGCAACATCGTGCCTCGACGCCGCTCAAGGATGCCGGCGGAGGCGGTGTGGAAGGGAAAATCACTCCGGATGTGAGCGAACTCGAGAGTAGCTTCAAACGAATGGGTATCCCGATCGTGTCAGCCGGTGGCAGCAATGGTGGAATGTTGGGTAACGGTCCACAGACTCCATCTGGCGTGCCCGAGCTCGGCACCTCACCGCTCGCAACGTTCCTCAGTGCGGCCAATTTGTCCGGTGCAATGCGCGCCGCTCATCAACCGGTTGTACCGAAGACGAAGCTAATTGAAATTAGCGAACTGGAATCGCGGCAgaatcaacagcagcagcaacagcaacaaacgcCATTGCACGAACTGTTGAAAAAGTCCGAGGGAACAGCGGGTCCAGGGGCCACCGTGGTGAAACCGGCCCTCATGCCACCGACCATGTTTAAACCGTCGTCGCAGGGGACGACGCTTGGAGGCCTATTTCCCGGTAGTACCTCCGTGACGAACTCGCCGAGCACAGCCACGAACGTCAGCGTTGGGGGCAATGGAACTCCCGGCGGTGCTGGGCATcaaaagcaagcaaacaacGCCCAGTTGAGCGCTACTGCAACACCAGGTTCGGGCAAGAACCAGTCCAAATCGGTGTCCACACCGGGTAACAGGCAGCAACGAGCGGAGACGAACAGTGGAAACAGTGCACAGAAGGGGACGCCTACTTCCACCACGACGACGGCGGCCGATCTGCTAGCCAAGGCCGCGTCCAAGACAAACAACAACCtgatcaacaacaacatcagcacCGGTGGGAATGGCTCGGGCGTGGAACCGCTCACGCAAAACCAACTCATTCAGGCCGTCAGCTACCTAATCAAGCATGATCCAGACTTTGTGCGGAAGCTACACGAGGCGTACGTCAAGTCGTTCACCGAGATGATATCGAACTAA
- the LOC131282900 gene encoding uncharacterized protein LOC131282900, whose protein sequence is MVSRFERLMGCSSIPIGETSPETDAQCSGRGDCLNGTCLCEIRYSGEECSGFNLPYHAGISAVFYFVGFVSLVQLMICIIAEYQRLKQPSFLAACRLTTQKLLYFFVFVAAVLRGAYFTTPEKLQPAWVSYLMSLYYPLVMTCASLVVCLWAEIFHLQGIRWERSQFLSKSFLGFLAFNLLPYSLFLAEIAYSHLFSGRSTSFFNGCYAALLLIVVIFFLIYGVEVFFKVRGGFVYDFGVVPNSENVNASQLHQSRFGLLSQAIMMIVIVGFLTSETLGDFWKKKVPVYSRNWHDIVFRLAEVGVALWFPCCLWNSMAPEQLWILNPRKLLTRQIDPVAGSSGAAGTAEAPEPSTSANAEEGQSFLAKKDCWICYDTDKPEPLIQPCKCIGDVSSVHHECLRRWLVDSCANSGSDGTLLKCKVCDSPYEIERSNRLDWEKGFTIQHWAKTIIIVTLMCITGAGAWVIIQLNEDSFVRVLVAGFAIIIGYILFKMLGENTVTAIQRAKVSSIYIVTSVNDLQT, encoded by the exons ATGGTATCACGGTTCGAACGCCTAATGGGGTGCTCCTCTATCCCGATAGGAGAGACCTCGCCTGAGACCGATGCGCAATGCTCAGGCCGAGGCGACTGTCTGAACGGAACGTGTCTGTGCGAAATTCGCTACAGTGGCGAAGAGTGTTCCGGGTTTAACCTGCCCTACCATGCCG GGATTTCCGCGGTGTTTTACTTTGTCGGGTTTGTCTCGCTGGTGCAGCTGATGATCTGCATCATTGCCGAGTACCAGAGATTGAAGCAGCCAAGCTTTCTCGCCGCTTGCCGTCTGACCACGCAGAAGCTACTCTATTTCTTTGTCTTCGTCGCGGCGGTGCTGCGTGGCGCTTACTTTACCACCCCG GAAAAACTGCAACCAGCATGGGTGTCCTATCTAATGTCGCTGTACTATCCACTCGTCATGACCTGCGCCTCGCTGGTCGTGTGTCTTTGGGCAGAG ATCTTCCATCTTCAGGGCATACGCTGGGAACGGTCGCAGTTCCTGTCGAAGAGCTTCCTCGGCTTCCTGGCGTTCAATCTGCTGCCGTACAGTCTGTTTCTGGCCGAGATTGCCTACTCGCATCTCTTCTCTGGCCGCAGCACGTCCTTCTTCAACGGGTGCTACGCGGCGCTCCTGCTGATCGTGGTCATCTTTTTCCTCATCTACGGTGTCGAGGTGTTCTTCAAG GTCCGTGGTGGGTTCGTGTACGACTTCGGCGTAGTGCCAAACAGTGAGAATGTGAATGCGTCCCAGCTGCACCAGTCGCGCTTCGGTTTGCTCAGCCAGGCGATCATGATGATAGTGATCGTCGGGTTTCTCACCTCGGAAACGTTGGGCGacttttggaagaaaaa AGTGCCCGTTTACTCACGTAACTGGCACGATATCGTGTTCCGGCTGGCAGAGGTCGGTGTTGCGCTCTGGTTTCCCTGCTGCCTGTGGAACTCGATGGCGCCGGAGCAGTTGTGGATTTTGAATCCGCGCAAGCTACTGACGCGCCAGATCGACCCAGTGGCGGGCAGCTCCGGGGCAGCCGGTACAGCCGAAGCGCCTGAACCGTCCACCTCCGCCAACGCCGAAGAGGGTCAATCGTTTCTGGCGAAGAAGGACTGCTGGATCTGCTACGATACGGACAAACCGGAACCGTTGATTCAACCGTGCAAGTGCATTGGCGACGTTAGCTCGGTGCACCACGAGTGCCTACGTCGGTGGCTCGTGGACAGCTGTGCCAACAGTGGCAGCGATGGCACCCTGCTCAAGTGCAAGGTGTGCGACTCTCCGTACGAAATCGAGCGTTCAAACAG GCTCGACTGGGAGAAGGGTTTCACCATTCAGCACTGGGCAAAAACGATCATCATCGTGACGCTGATGTGCATTACGGGCGCTGGcgcttgggtcatcattcagCTGAACGAGGACTCGTTTGTACGCGTGCTGGTGGCCGGTTTTGCGATCATCATCGGTTACATACTGTTCAAGATGCTCGGCGAAAACACGGTCACCGCCATCCAGCGGGCGAAGGTGAGCTCGATCTACATCGTAACGTCGGTGAACGATTTGCAAACCTAA
- the LOC131282450 gene encoding protein transport protein Sec61 subunit alpha produces MGIKFLEIIKPFCGILPEIAKPERKIQFREKVLWTAITLFIFLVCCQIPLFGIMSSDSADPFYWIRVILASNRGTLMELGISPIVTSGLIMQLLAGAKIIEVGDTPKDRALFNGAQKLFGMVITIGQAIVYVMTGMYGDPAEIGAGVCLLIIIQLFVAGLIVLLLDELLQKGYGLGSGISLFIATNICETIVWKAFSPATVNTGRGTEFEGAVIALFHLLATRQDKVRALREAFYRQNLPNLMNLLATVLVFAVVIYFQGFRVDLPIKSARYRGQYSSYPIKLFYTSNIPIILQSALVSNLYVISQMLAVKFHGNFLINLLGVWADVGGGGPARSYPIGGLCYYLSPPESLGHIVADPIHAVLYIVFMLGSCAFFSKTWIDVSGSSAKDVAKQLKEQQMVMRGHRENSMIHELNRYIPTAAAFGGLCIGALSVLADFMGAIGSGTGILLAVTIIYQYFEIFVKEQSEMGGMGTLLF; encoded by the exons ATGGGAA TTAAATTCCTGGAAATCATAAAGCCCTTTTGCGGCATCCTGCCCGAAATCGCCAAGCCGGAGCGAAAGATCCAGTTCCGCGAGAAGGTGCTATGGACGGCGATAACCCTGTTCATCTTCCTCGTCTGCTGCCAGATCCCGCTATTCGGTATCATGAGCTCCGATTCGGCCGATCCCTTCTACTGGATCCGTGTCATCCTCGCCTCGAATCGTGGTACGCTGATGGAGCTCGGTATTTCGCCGATCGTGACATCCGGTTTGATCATGCAGCTGCTGGCCGGTGCGAAAATCATCGAGGTCGGTGATACGCCAAAGGATCGTGCCCTGTTTAACGGTGCCCAGAAACTGTTCGGTATGGTCATCACGATCGGCCAGGCTATCGTGTACGTCATGACGGGCATGTACGGTGATCCGGCCGAAATCGGTGCCGGCGTGTGTCTGCTCATCATCATCCAGCTGTTCGTGGCCGGTCTgatcgtgctgctgctggacgagCTGCTCCAGAAGGGCTACGGATTGGGAAGCGGTATTTCGCTCTTCATTGCCACCAACATTTGCGAAACTATCGTCTGGAAGGCGTTCTCGCCGGCCACCGTCAACACGGGCCGTGGTACTGAGTTCGAAGGTGCCGTCATTGCCCTGTTCCACCTGTTGGCCACCCGCCAGGATAAGGTGCGCGCCCTCCGCGAAGCCTTCTACCGCCAGAACCTGCCCAACCTGATGAACCTGCTGGCGACGGTGCTCGTGTTTGCGGTGGTCATATACTTCCAGGGCTTCCGGGTGGACCTACCGATCAAGTCGGCCCGCTACCGCGGCCAGTACAGCAGCTACCCGATCAAGCTGTTCTACACCTCCAACATCCCGATCATCCTGCAGTCCGCGCTCGTGTCCAACCTGTACGTCATCTCGCAGATGCTGGCCGTCAAGTTCCACGGAAACTTCCTCATTAACCTGCTCGGCGTGTGGGCCGACGTTGGAGGCGGTGGTCCGGCCCGATCGTACCCGATCGGTGGCCTTTGCTACTACCTCTCGCCACCCGAATCGTTGGGACACATTGTGGCCGATCCGATCCATGCCGTCCTGTACATCGTCTTCATGCTTGGCTCGTGCGCGTTCTTCTCGAAGACGTGGATCGACGTGTCCGGCAGCTCGGCCAAGGACGTTGCCAAGCAGCTCAAGGAGCAGCAGATGGTGATGCGTGGTCATCGCGAAAACTCCATGATCCACGAACTGAACCGCTACATCCCGACGGCGGCCGCCTTCGGAGGGCTCTGCATCGGTGCCCTGTCCGTGCTGGCCGACTTCATGGGTGCGATCGGATCCGGAACCGGTATTCTGCTTGCCGTGACCATCATCTACCAGTACTTCGAAATCTTCGTCAAGGAGCAGTCCGAGATGGGCGGCATGGGCACGTTATtgttctaa